One Oncorhynchus mykiss isolate Arlee chromosome 9, USDA_OmykA_1.1, whole genome shotgun sequence genomic window, aatagtatagtacagtaatatccTATCATAGTAATTCCATTAGACCTTCCTTGCTCCTCCCTCCATTATAGGTCACATGTTCAGGTCACATTTCATTGTTGTTCATCAGGTCATGGTGTGTGttcccagggtgtgtgtgtgtgacctctccTCAGCCAATAGGGCAGCCAGGCAGTCTAAAACTATCAGGCACAGGACTATCTAGTTTACAGATCATCTTATAAATTGATTTCTTCCAGCAGGGGTCACTGTCACGTCCTGTCTGTATGGCTGTGAAGAACTCCCTCAGGGCTAACTCAGCTATCTCTACAAACCTGTCAGgaacctagagagagacagagacagagacacagacagacagacagacagacagacagacagacagacagacagacagacagacagacagacagacagacagacagacagacagacagacagacagacagacagacagacagagacagagacagagacagagacacagacagacagagagagagagagagacagagagagacagagagagacagagagagacagacagagacagagagagacagacagagacagacagagacacagacagacagacagacagacagacagacagacagacagacagacagacagacagagacagagagacagttagtCTGCTGTTCGGTTTGAAGAAGACGAAAATGGTCATtacattaaataaaggttaaataaaggttaaataaaggttaaataaaggtacataaATAAAAGTGTATTAatgcgtgtctgtgtgtaggaAAGAGAGACATACAAACAAGAGTCCAGACCCCTccttcctcacccctccctccctccctcccacctacCTGATAGTCATTGCTCTTGTTATAGTGCATGTTCAGTATGCGATAGAGCTCCGTGTCTCTCCCCAGGCGTAGGGGgggctctctgccctctctccccaGGCAGGGTGCACCGTCGCGGGCAGCCTGTCTGGCGAAGCGTTCCATCTGGATGTAGAAGAACTCTCGGAAGTTACTGAACCACTTGATCAGCTGGGAGGTCACACAGCGATTGaactagagaaagagaggttgatgCGTTTTAACTTGCTCTGGCAATTTAAACATGTTTCTCACAACCAATAAAGCCCGTTGACCTGAagtagagaaaagaaagagagaattggctgttaaataataataataaatgactACATGTATTAACTAGTTTATAAATTGCGATAGAGAGATAATCCCCCAAAATGTCCAGTGACATCTTCAATGGAGTTCATCAGTGTTGTTGTAGTTAATGAATAGTCTCACTAGAGGGCGCACTAATACCTGGACATCAGAGAACTATGTCTAGTGTTAAACctgtgtcttctgtgtgtgtgtgtgtgtgtgtgtgtgtgtgataccttGACATCAGGGAAGTAAGTCTTGAGCGTGTTAGAGCTGGGGTATCTAGCATAGAAGAACATCAGTTTGGCTTTCTTCAGATGACATGGAGACAAACCCTCCTGAGAGTAACCATTGGTTAAGGAGTagtccagagagacacacacacacacacacacacgtatgaagaagcacgatcacacacacaccaatctcgCTCTTTCGcgctcccctttccaaagaaaaAAGGATATTGAACCCGGTCCGAGATACATCCCCgaatccattcctccatcccctcctcctcctcctctcatccctccatcccctcctcctcctctcatccctccatccctctctctctctctgtcatgaaGATGCTGCATCCCTCCATCCAGCCGATCCAACCCGCCCatcagagcgagggagagaggagggaaggagggatgagaggaggatggggTGTGCTGGGGGGGGAAAGGGTTCCCCTCCATGTAGGCATCAGAGTTCATAACGTTCCCCttgtggagaggaggaaggtgagagagagaacgagtgaaGAGCTGTTgcatggtgtagtggaggagggggagggggagcgggcaggaggagggggggaggaagggggaggagtccTTATGacgagagacaggggggaggaaGGCGGGGTGGGGGTGAGGTTgacggagaggggggagggggtgagaaggaaggagagggttGTGAGTACGGTTGTTGGAGGGCAGAAGTGTGGTTCGGCGGTTGTCGGGACGACGCGTAACCAACGGCAGCGCTTCCGATTGTTCTCGGAaggcgtgggggggggggtctccgtTTGGGCGGGGGGGTTGCTGGTCATGTGTCGCACCAACtcgccccctcctctcctccctctctctaagggTTGCCCACACTCCTCCACTGTCTCCTccctcgtcccctctctctccggacgacaagatggagggatggacagagggagggagaggttggTTTTGAGTGTATAGACGGAGGACCCTATCGATGACTCGAGCTACAGCGCTCCCTAGTTCCTGTTTTAAAGCTTGGGCAAACTTCTGACTCCCTCCGCCTCCCCCAAAACCCTCCCACTCCCCCCTCACCACCCCACACCCCATCCACACTGCCGCCCTCTCCAGAACCCCCTCCAAAAACACCCCCCCTCCTCCGTTCACGTTCCTCTTATCTTCCCCCGTTGGTTTCTCGTGATCCCTCGCTTTTCGGTCTCGTTTAGCGACGCTGTagaaagggggagaaggagggatgaaGGAAAGAGGAAGATCGTCGAtttctcccccttcttcttcttcagtgaTCCCTTCTGCTgtctccgcctcctcctcctcttcgtccatccctccatcaccatCATCCTCTCTTccgcccctcttcctcctctcctcctgagcGGGTCTCTCTCCGAATGCTTTCCAGACTTTCTCCTGCAAGGTCTTCAGTCTTCCTCTCGCCTCTTCCAACTGTTccttcagctcctctctctcctttctcctctcctccctccctctctccctgttccccctctccgcactcctcctccctctctcctcctcctcctctaagcctatctctccatctcctttaaCTAGACTCTCCAGTCTTAATCTCTTCACTCTCAGCATGTCATAACTCCAGTCCGCCACTAGGGCGGAGCCACTGAGCCGCTTCCCCTCTACCCCCACCAATCCTccacccatctcctcctcctcctcttcctcctcttcctcctcttgccTGTTATATCTTTGTGGGTGTAATTGCCCCCCGACCCTCATGGGGACTCCACCAGGCTGCAGCAGGTGGTGGATGAGGGGGTAGGGGGGTCGTGAGGAGGGGTTGGGTGCACCGTGCCCCCCTCCTGAGGGTGTGGGGTGGTCGGAGGGGTTGGGATAGGGGTCGAAAGGAGAGATCAAGGAGGACTGATGGCCAAACAAATCCGAGGGGGAATCCATAGCTCTTTATTTTCTCCTCCTCAATGActttctagagagagagagagagggagagagagagagagagagagagagagagagagagagagagagagagggagagagagagagagagagagagaagaaagagagagagagagagacagagaggagagagagagagacagagagagagagagagagagagagagagagaggagagagagacagagacagagacagagacagagagagagagagagagagagagagagagagagagaggagagagagacagagaggagagagagacagagagagagacagagaggagagagagacagagagagagagagagacagagagagagagagagacagagagagacagagagagagagagagacagagagagagagagagacagagagagagagagagacagagagacagagagagagagagagagagagagagagagaggagagagagacagagaggagagagagacagagagagagacagagaggagagagagacagagagagagagagagacagagagagagagacagagagagacagagagagagagagagacagagagagagacagagagagagacagagagagacagagagagagagagacagagagagagatgcagagagagagacagagacgagagagagacagagagagcgagagagagacagagagagagagagagagacagagagagagagagagacagagagagagaaagacagagaggagagagagagagacagagacagagaggagagagagacagagacagagaggagagagagagagaggagagagagagaagagagaaagagggaagagatgaaagagagagagacagaaagagagaagagcgacagagacagagagagacagagacagagacagagagagagagagagagagagagagagagagagagaagagtgacagagacagagagagagagagacagagagagagagagagaagagagacagagcgacagagacagagagagagagagacagagacagagagagagacagagacagagagagagagagagagacagagagagagaagagagacagagcgacagagagagagagagacagagacagagagagagaagagcgacagagacagagacagagacagagagagagacagaaagagagacagaaagagagaggagagacagagacagagagagagagagagagagagagagaagagcgacagagacagagagagacagagacagaaagagagaagagcgacagagacagagagagacagagattaaaCTGGTTAGAGATCAACATATATTTGACGCCTTTTTTCACAAATGTGAACGTTGCTCAAATGGAACATTCAGGTGTGACAAACTGAACGTGTCAGTGAAATACTCACTAAACCCATAGTACTCACTAAACCCATAGTACTCACTAAACCCATAGTACTCACTAAACCCATAGTACTCACTAAACCCATAAACTGAAATACTCATTAAACCCATAAACTGAAATAAATACTCATTAAACCCATAAACTGAAATACTCATTAAACCCATAAACTGAAATACTCACTAAACCCATAAACTGAAATACTCACTAAACCCATAAACTGAAATACTCACTAAACCCATAAACTGAAATACTCACTAAACCCATAAACTGAAATACTCACTAAACCCATAAACTGAACGTTTCAGAGAAATACTCACTAAACCCATAAACTGAAATCCaccacctcttcctccccctttccctctcttcctcccctttccctctcttcctccccctttccctctcttcctcccctttccctccccctttccctcccttcctcccctttccctctcttcctcccctttccctccccctttccctctctctcttcctccccctttccctctcttcctcccctttccctctcttcctccccctttccctctcttcctccccctttccctctcttcctccgcttttccctctcttcctccctgtttCCTCACTGTTATGTTATCAGCTCATAGACAGCTGTAAACTCTGTTTATTCAGATTGTGTACCCTCTCTCCtgctcaaccccccccccctcccacacacagagagagaaacaggtagcAGTGCGAAAGCAGTAGTCCTACTTGACAGTGATAACAGAgatacttcacacacacacacacacacacacacacacacacacacacacacagcaacacttcacacacacagaggtacttCACAGTACTTCATATATAGGCTAACATAccggacagagggacagacagacaacaacaaaaagtgtcATTTTAAATAGGATTTGTGTCTAGCTTTAATCCATAAATTAATTCAACTAAAATGTGtggcctctttttttttttttaaccctacaGAGAATAGGTCACGTCAGTCAccatggtcaccatggtagggGGTTATTATAATTCCGTTGCAACATGAACTATTTAATCCAACAACCTAAAAATAGATAAATATCAATTATTCAAATTCCATCTCTGCTAATACAGGGCAGATGGTGGTGGCCAGCTATCCCGGCAGGCAGTCTGTGCAATGCGCTTAACGCTTGGAATTATCTAGATCAATTCGAATCTATAACCTTTAGATTATCCATCTATGAAAAACGGGATCAGGAATTCAGGATATTACCCGAAAAAAAACCAAATGACAGACTAAATTGACAACGACCCAAATTATTTGGAGAGATGTAgcctaatgagagagagagagagagagacagacatctattttttttttattctgtttGTTATAAATGACTATAAAAGTAGGCCTAACCGTTGTTGTTAGATTAAAAGGTCTCGCTGTCTTTGAGGCTTCCGCGCCGCGGCTTGAAACATCTGTCCACAGTGAGAGAACAGAACTCCGGTTCCGCTCTGTCCTGACTGACGCATGACcgactgggcacagacatcagttcaacgttTACTTTGATTTACATTTGTTGAGTTGttaactaacgtgaattcaacgtgaaatcaacaaatgTCATCAGGTCATTGGATTTCGGTTAAAAGTTTGGTGGAAAAAAAAATACGAAATGCCCTAATGTTGATGACTTTTTACAAATCCAAAAAATctgttttccacgttgatttaACTTCATCACATAGATATTTTGTGTTGAACTAACGTGGAAATAACGTTAATCCGAACCGTTTTTGCACAGTGTGGAGCGACGGGCTGCGGGCACCCATTAATTGTCTATGCACGTATGTCGCAGTTGATAATAGGTTAGGCTACATAAACATggacggacggacacacacacacacacacacacacacacacacattggtagTGCAGTCACAGCAACGGACATATGGACAGTGTGACAAACCAAACATAGCATTTACTTTTGACAACTCACTCGACTGGATAACTCCCTGCACGGAAACAGACtgttctctccctttttctctctccccgaGAGACTGTTAGAACCGGTTGGTTCTGTTTAGAGTTGTGAGACGTTCCTCTTCCCGTTTTATCGGTCTGCTCTGGTCAGCGCGAGCATCGACTCGGTAGGAAAGCCCTGCGCGCGGTGTTTCCTGTTATTGCTGCTCTTCGTTgcctatacccctctctctctctctctctctccctctctctctcaatctctctctctccctctctcgcttccGAACATATCTCTCTGTGCCATCCTCGCGCGCTGTCCTATCGCGGTGTCCGGGTAGGCGTTGAGAGGTGTGCGAGGGCGGGCTCGCGAGGTTGgcatgacccccccccctccctcccctatctATGGTTggcatgacccccccccccccccccccatccctttctccctccctcacttttTCGCTTCTATCCACTATGTAACAGCCCATCCTATAGGTGAGTGAAAGGTCTATAGGATGAACTAACGACATGCCAAAAACTGAAGTGCACTCTGGGTAGCTGTTCTATCGTAGGATTGGGGATATTACCAAGAGGAGTTCATCCTACATCTATAGCTAGTTTGGTGGGCAACTAAACATCACACTCTGGAGCAGATTCCTGTCTCCTGTCCTATCACAGAGCAGAGTTCACTCATTGGCCAGGTCTCTCATTGGATCTTTACAATGACAGTTATAAACCGTTGGTCACAAACTCACCTGACAGATTGTCTGCTGCACCCTAACCttaggcccttgtcaaaagtagtgcactatatagggaatattgtgccatttgggacgaatcaCCACTGTCAACCGAAACTGGTAGCCTGGATTGAAGGAGTCAAATATTaacttttggagaaaaaaaatgatcTCTGGGTTAAACACATTGATTTATTTGTAGACAGACATTTATTCACATGGCAGGGGCCTTGACAGCAAACATGCCGAACATGGACGACAAGTTTATAGGCAACATTATCTCACCTGTTcatctactgtagtctatagccCCTTGGGAATTAGATGGCAACTATGGTTGGAAGATGCTATAAAAGGCTTAAACGAGTATCCAGGTAAATTCCAACGATAGCCAACCAATGGAAACAGAAGACTATTCATCACGACGTGATGCAGCCACACGCACccacctctatctctccattccccccaCCACTTAAtagccattctctctctctccatccctctgtttaTATCCCTCCGCATACCCCAAGCaccccctctaa contains:
- the prox3 gene encoding prospero homeobox protein 1, which translates into the protein MDSPSDLFGHQSSLISPFDPYPNPSDHPTPSGGGHGAPNPSSRPPYPLIHHLLQPGGVPMRVGGQLHPQRYNRQEEEEEEEEEEEMGGGLVGVEGKRLSGSALVADWSYDMLRVKRLRLESLVKGDGEIGLEEEEERGRRSAERGNRERGREERRKEREELKEQLEEARGRLKTLQEKVWKAFGERPAQEERRKRGGREDDGDGGMDEEEEEAETAEGITEEEEGGEIDDLPLSFIPPSPPFYSVAKRDRKARDHEKPTGEDKRNVNGGGGVFLEGVLERAAVWMGCGVVRGEWEGFGGGGGSQKFAQALKQELGSAVARVIDRVLRLYTQNQPLPPSVHPSILSSGERGDEGGDSGGVWATLREREERRGRVGATHDQQPPRPNGDPPPHAFREQSEALPLVTRRPDNRRTTLLPSNNRTHNPLLPSHPLPPLRQPHPHPAFLPPVSRHKDSSPFLPPSSCPLPLPLLHYTMQQLFTRSLSHLPPLHKGNVMNSDAYMEGNPFPPQHTPSSSHPSFPPLSLALMGGLDRLDGGMQHLHDRERERDGGMRGGGGDGGMRGGGGGDGGMDSGMYLGPGSSQEGLSPCHLKKAKLMFFYARYPSSNTLKTYFPDVKFNRCVTSQLIKWFSNFREFFYIQMERFARQAARDGAPCLGREGREPPLRLGRDTELYRILNMHYNKSNDYQVPDRFVEIAELALREFFTAIQTGRDSDPCWKKSIYKMICKLDSPVPDSFRLPGCPIG